From Nitratidesulfovibrio vulgaris str. Hildenborough, a single genomic window includes:
- the lipA gene encoding lipoyl synthase has product MSSPDNSSPSLRIPPWLRVKLPCSHTFADTRALVEGLGLNTVCNSAKCPNMFECFSSGTATFLILGNVCTRNCAFCNITPGHVSPPDPDEPRRVAEAAARLALRHVVVTSVTRDDLDDGGAAHFAATITRLRAALPAATVEVLIPDFRGDHAALRTVMAAAPHIVNHNVETPPAHYARIRPQADYRQSLELLRRVKAAGGVAKSGLMVGLGENDTEVEGVLADLADCGCDIVTIGQYMRPSRQHPPVERYVHPDTFESFAACGRGMGIPFVFSAPLVRSSYNAESAYNALCTLRTEPA; this is encoded by the coding sequence GTCCTCACCCGACAATTCCTCGCCATCTTTACGCATCCCGCCGTGGCTGCGGGTGAAGCTGCCCTGTAGCCACACCTTTGCCGACACCCGCGCACTGGTCGAAGGGCTCGGGCTGAACACCGTATGCAACAGCGCCAAGTGCCCGAACATGTTCGAGTGCTTCTCGTCGGGCACGGCCACCTTCCTCATCCTCGGCAACGTCTGTACCCGCAACTGCGCGTTCTGCAACATCACGCCGGGCCATGTGTCCCCGCCAGACCCCGATGAACCCCGGCGCGTCGCCGAGGCTGCGGCACGACTCGCCCTGCGGCATGTGGTCGTCACGTCCGTGACGCGCGACGACCTCGACGATGGCGGGGCGGCACACTTCGCCGCCACCATCACACGGCTTCGCGCAGCGTTGCCCGCCGCCACGGTCGAAGTCCTCATTCCCGACTTCAGGGGCGACCATGCAGCCTTGCGCACTGTCATGGCGGCTGCACCGCATATCGTGAACCACAATGTGGAGACCCCCCCCGCACACTACGCCCGCATCCGCCCGCAGGCCGACTACAGGCAAAGCCTCGAACTGCTGCGACGTGTGAAGGCTGCAGGTGGCGTGGCCAAGAGTGGACTCATGGTCGGCCTTGGCGAGAATGACACAGAGGTCGAGGGGGTTCTCGCCGACCTCGCCGATTGCGGCTGTGACATCGTCACCATCGGGCAGTACATGCGCCCTTCGCGCCAGCATCCCCCCGTCGAACGCTACGTGCATCCTGATACTTTCGAAAGCTTCGCCGCGTGTGGCCGGGGCATGGGCATTCCCTTCGTGTTCTCCGCACCGCTGGTGCGTAGCAGCTACAACGCCGAAAGCGCCTATAACGCCCTGTGCACCCTCCGCACGGAACCTGCCTGA
- the recJ gene encoding single-stranded-DNA-specific exonuclease RecJ: protein MKRWIYRPEVEGALPPSASLAERLGISDLLLRLLLRRGLSSVQDMDVYLSPQLRHLAPLEEWPGLAEAAGVITAGITAGMPFAVWGDYDVDGVTSTALVHDVLEFHGVDVRHHLPDRRAEGYGLNVEWIERLAADGVRLLLTVDCGISDVVPISRARELGMTVVVSDHHLPPEVLPPAHAICNPRLACCPCPALAGVGVAFFVMAAVNAALGERSGRRYDMREVLDLVALGTLADVVDLGGQNRILVKNGLLKIAEARRPGMAALKAVAGYNPSASLGAGQVVFGLAPRINAAGRLGEAEMALQLLRARKHGEAAQLAQRLDAMNTDRRVEEDRILEEAKRQAESQAASRMGFVLHGEDWHPGVIGIVASRIVEAYYRPTLILCTEGETLKGSGRSVSEFDLHAGLSQCADLFLGFGGHRQAAGMSLKTSALDALRERFDTVVRQALGDTPLTASLKLDGDLGFEHASDFTVLKELEMLQPFGTGNAEPVFASPPLLVRGLRRFGKAREHVELELTDESCGVTLHAKAWRQSGEFSDRLRGTRIRLAYTPRIDRYSGAASVDLRIRDWQPA, encoded by the coding sequence ATGAAACGCTGGATATACCGACCGGAGGTGGAAGGCGCACTGCCGCCATCCGCCTCTCTCGCCGAACGTCTCGGCATCTCGGACCTGCTGCTTCGCCTGTTGCTGCGGCGCGGCCTTTCATCCGTTCAGGATATGGACGTCTACCTCAGCCCGCAGTTGCGCCACCTCGCCCCGCTGGAGGAATGGCCCGGCCTTGCTGAAGCGGCTGGCGTCATCACGGCGGGCATCACCGCCGGGATGCCCTTTGCCGTATGGGGCGACTATGACGTGGACGGGGTGACCTCCACAGCCCTTGTGCATGACGTACTCGAGTTCCATGGCGTGGATGTGCGCCACCATCTCCCCGACCGGCGGGCCGAGGGCTACGGGCTGAATGTGGAGTGGATAGAGAGGCTCGCTGCCGATGGGGTGCGTCTGCTTCTCACGGTGGACTGCGGCATATCCGATGTCGTGCCCATCTCACGAGCCCGTGAACTGGGCATGACCGTGGTCGTCTCCGACCACCACCTGCCGCCGGAGGTCTTGCCGCCCGCCCATGCCATCTGCAATCCGCGTCTCGCCTGTTGTCCGTGTCCGGCGCTGGCGGGCGTGGGGGTCGCGTTCTTCGTCATGGCGGCGGTCAATGCCGCATTGGGAGAACGCTCCGGCAGGCGTTACGACATGCGCGAGGTGCTCGACCTTGTGGCGTTGGGGACGCTGGCGGATGTGGTCGACCTCGGTGGTCAGAATCGCATCCTCGTCAAGAACGGACTCCTGAAAATAGCCGAAGCCCGCAGGCCGGGCATGGCGGCGCTCAAGGCGGTTGCGGGCTACAATCCATCGGCCTCGCTGGGGGCGGGGCAGGTGGTGTTCGGGCTTGCGCCGCGCATCAATGCGGCTGGTCGCCTTGGCGAGGCGGAGATGGCACTGCAACTGTTGCGTGCCCGCAAACATGGTGAGGCGGCGCAGCTTGCGCAGCGCCTTGACGCCATGAACACCGACCGCCGTGTGGAGGAGGACCGCATCCTCGAAGAGGCGAAACGGCAGGCCGAGTCGCAAGCCGCGTCGCGCATGGGGTTCGTGCTCCATGGCGAGGACTGGCACCCCGGCGTCATCGGCATCGTCGCCTCGCGCATCGTGGAGGCCTACTACAGGCCCACACTCATCCTGTGCACAGAAGGGGAGACGTTGAAGGGGTCGGGGCGTTCGGTGTCGGAATTCGACCTGCATGCAGGGCTTTCACAGTGCGCCGACCTGTTCCTTGGCTTCGGGGGGCACAGGCAGGCCGCCGGCATGAGCCTGAAGACCTCGGCGCTCGATGCATTGCGCGAACGGTTCGATACCGTGGTGCGTCAGGCCCTCGGCGATACGCCGTTGACGGCATCGCTGAAGCTGGATGGCGACCTCGGCTTCGAGCACGCTTCGGATTTCACGGTGCTCAAGGAACTCGAGATGTTGCAGCCTTTCGGCACAGGCAACGCCGAACCCGTCTTCGCGTCGCCTCCGCTTCTTGTGCGCGGGTTGCGACGCTTCGGCAAGGCACGGGAACATGTGGAACTCGAACTCACCGACGAGTCGTGCGGGGTGACGCTGCATGCCAAGGCATGGCGGCAGTCCGGAGAATTCTCCGACAGGCTGCGTGGAACGCGGATACGCCTCGCCTACACGCCGCGCATCGACAGGTATTCCGGTGCGGCGTCCGTCGACTTGCGGATACGAGACTGGCAACCCGCGTGA